TTAACGGTTTCCATAAGCATTTCGTCAACGAGGGGTTAGCGGAAGCGGAGTTGGGGAAGTTTCTAAATAACCTTGCGAAAGCGCGAAACGACGCCGACTATAAATACGGTACGTTCGACGCCGCCACGGTTTCATCGTTCCGCGATCAGACGCTTGCGTTTCGGGATTTTGCGGTGACTTATCTTGGCCAATTTTCCGATTGGGTACTCGTGTTCCGAGGGGCCCCCGTGCTTTTCGACCTCCTAAAGAATTCGTGGGAGAGTATCCCCGCAATAAAAGAACGGTGGATATACAACGGCGTTTTCCACCGCCGCGCCCCGAGCGAATCAGGCTTACCTTCGCAAATAACGGTAGTCGTGTTACCGGATGGTACGGTGAGGTGCCGTTATCCGAAAAAGTCCGTATTGTTAGCTTTACCCGAATCCCCGCGAGACGAGGCTTTAAGTTACTTGGGTGATTTGTTGGAGGCATTATATATACAACTCGCCGCCGATCTTCCGGCGGATTGGCGTAACGACGTATCGATTACCATTGAACCTCGTTACGAAACCGATTAACGCGCGGGCGGTTCCCGTACGAAAAACGTTAATGTGGAGTGTTACTTAACGTCAACCGATATTAACCCGGAGTCTCTATGTCCATTCTGATAGACGAAAATACCAAGCTCATCGTGCAGGGCATCACGGGCCGCGACGGCTCCTTCCACGCCGCGCGGATGAAGGAATACGGCACCAGGGTGGTCGCCGGCGTCACGCCCGGCAAGGGCGGCTCGAGCGTCGACGGCGTCCCCGTCTTCGATACCGTAGCCGAGGCGGCCGAGGCCACCGGCGCCAACACCTCCATCATCTTCGTGCCGGTCGCCTTCGCCGCGGACGCGGTGTACGAGGCCATAGACGCGGGCCTGGAGCTCGTCGTCATCATCACCGAGGGCATCCCCGTCGCCGACATGAACAAGATATATCATTACGCCGAGGAGGAGGGCGCGCGCTTCATCGGCCCCAACTCGCCGGGGCTCATTAGCCCGGGCAAGGCCAAGGTGGGCATTATGCCGGCGCGCATCCACGAGGCCGGCGACGTCGGCGTCGTCTCGCGCTCCGGGACCCTCACGTACGAGGTGGTATACGCGTTAACGCGGGCGGGGCTGGGCCAGTCGACGTGCATCGGCATCGGCGGCGACCCGGTCATCGGGACCGGCTTCATCGATTGTTTGGAGATGTTCGAGGCCGACCCGGAGACGCAAGCCGTGGTCCTCATCGGCGAAATAGGGGGCGACGACGAGGAGCGCGCCGCGGAATACGTAAAGGCGACGATGTCGAAGCCGGTGGTGTCCTTCATCGCGGGCCGGACCGCGCCCCCGGGCAAACGGATGGGCCACGCCGGCGCCATCATCTCGGGCGGCGCCGGGACGGCGGAGGGCAAACGCAAAGCGCTGACCGCCGCGGGCGTAGGCGTCGCCGATACCCCCAGCGTCATCCCGGCGATGGTCAAGGAGGCGCTGGGGGCCGGATAAATTAAACCAAAACAGTCATATATACGTCGAATATACGCCATGGCAAGAAAGATAATCATAGGGTATATCGCGCTGGTGTTGGGCGCGATGTTGGCCTTGCCGGGGCCCGCGGACGTCGCGGCGCAGGACAGCATAACCTGCATCTATTGCGACGGTTCGGGCGAGGTAACCTGCGCTTATTGCGATGGAAACGGCACCGTTACGTGTAATTACTGCGACGGCACCGGGAAGATTACGTGCACGTATTGCAACGGGACCGGCCGCATCCGCTGCGCGGAGTGTTTCGGCAAGGGATACATCTACGACGACGGCAATAGAACGAAGTGCCCGACGTGTAAAGGCGCGGGGAGCTTCCCCTGCGATTACTGCGTCGACGGCAAATTATTCTGCGACGTATGCCGCGGTTCCGGCAAATTGACGTGCGTGGTGTGCGACGGTTACGGCGCGGTGCAATGCGCCGTATGCAAGGGTACCGGGAAGATGAAGTTAAAATAGGCTAATGAGAACGGGCCCGGCCGCGGCTCGAGCCGCGGCCTTTTTTATGCCGCTTGACGGGCGGCCGCCGGTTCGATAAAATAGGGCGGCGGCGGCCTCTATGCTGAAGCAGCTCTACATCGAGGATTTCGTCCTCATCGACCGGGTGGCGTTGGAGTTCGGCCCGGGCTTCACCGTGCTGACGGGCGAGACGGGCGCCGGCAAGAGCATAATCGTCTCGGCGCTCGAGCTCCTGCTCGGCGGCCGGGGCGACAGCCTGCTGGTGCGCCGCGGCGCGGACCGGGCGCGGCTGGAGGCCGTCTTCGAGGGCAACCCCCGGGCGGCCGCGCTCCTCGACGAGGAGGGCATAGAGGCGGACGGCGGCGAGTTGATATTGCGGCGCGAGATAGGCGCCGACGGCCGGAGCCGCTGCTACGCCAACAACCGGCCCGTTACGGTCGCTTCCTTGGCGGCGTTGGCCGGGTCGCTGGTGGAGCTCCACGGCCAGTTCTCGGAGTTGCCGGCACTCAAGGGGCGGGGTCAGACCGAACTCCTGGACGATTACGCCGGCCTGGCCGAGCAACGCTTGCGCTACGAGGAGGCGTTCGCGCGTTGGCGGGACCTGGGCGCGGAGTGCAAGCAGCTCGAGGATTCCCGCGCCGAGCGCGGCGTCCTGCTCGACGGCCTGGCCTACATGATACAAGAGCTGGAGAGCGCCGAGCTGAGGGAGGGCGAGGAGGAGGAGCTGCGCGAGAAGCGCGGCCGCGTACGACACGCCGTCCGCATAAAGGAAGACGTGGAGGCCGCGCTCGCGCTCATCGCCGAGGGCGACGGCGCCATCTCGTCGCAGCTTACGGAGCTCGAGAAGGTGCTGGCGGACCTGGCCGAGGTGGTGCCGTCGGCGGCCGGCGCCGCCGGAAGGCTCGCCGACGTGAACGCCGTGCTCGACGAGATCAACCGGGAGCTCGCGGGGCTGCGGGCGGCGGAGGAGGGCGAGGCCGTCGACCTGGAGGCCATCGAGAGCCGGCTGGCGCTCCTCGAGCGGTTGAAGCGGAAGTACGGCAAGGACGTCGCCGGCGTCATAGCCCACCTCGACGAGCTGCGGGCGAAGAAGCGCGACCTCGAGCAGGCCGACGACCGCCTGGCCGACGCGGAGGAGGAGCGGGCGGCCGCGGCCCAGGAGGCGTTAACTCAAGCCGGCGAGCTCTCGGAGCGCCGGCGCGACGCCGCCGAAAAGTTGACGGCGCAAGTGAAAGCGGACCTGCCGGCGTTGGGAATGGAGGGCGCGGCGTTCCGCGTCGGCTTCGTCGAGCCGTCGCGCGCGGCCTTACCCCGCGAGGGCGCGCCGCCGCTGGGGCCGTCGGGCGCGGAGGAGGTCGTCTTCGAGCTGGCGGCCAATCCCGGCGAGGAGATGAAGCCGCTGGCCCGGGTGGCGTCGGGGGGCGAGTTGTCGCGCGTTATGCTGGCGGTCCGGTCGGCGTCGGCGGGCCGCGCCGGAATGGAGACCATCGTCTTCGACGAGGTGGATACCGGCATCGGCGGCCGGGTGGGCCACGCCGTGGGGAACCGGCTGCACGAGGTCGCTGCGGCGCGCCAGGTGGTATGCGTTACGCACCTCGCCCAGATCGCGGCCCGGGCCGATACGCAGTTTTACGTCGACAAGGTAGTGGAAGGCGGCCGGGCGACGATAAGGGTAACCGGCGTCGACGGCCGGTTGCGGCTCGAGGAGTTGGCGCGGATGCTGGGGGGCGGTAAGCCGCCCACGCCGACGACGCTGAAGTACGCCCGCGAGCTTTTGGACACCGTCCGGCGCGAGGCAGGCGCCGGCGCCGAGAAAGGTGTTTAGTCATGAAAAAGATTTTACTGTGGATATTATTTTTCGTCTTCCTGATATTGATAATAAGCCCCATAGACCTGATGCCCGGGCCGGTGGACGACATCGTCTACGGCATCCTGGACGTGATAATTATCGCCCTGTTGGGCGTGGTCCGGGACAAGAAAAAGAAAGCGCTCCCGCCTTCCGAAAAAGGCGAGAGCGCGGGCGTAAACGACAAACGCTAAGGGGCGTTATCGCCCCACACGCGGGCCGTCGCTAGCAACAGCTGGCGTCGGCCTTGCTTTTGTCGCCCGAGTGCGGTGAGCGGCAGCAACACATCGGGAAGCACTTCATGAGTTGCTGGGCTCGTTCTCCCTTTACCCGGATGATGTATTCGCCGTCCTTCTCCTCGATCTTGACGTCAAGGATATTTTTATCCACGGTACCACCTCCTTTCTTTGTTTGCTATATTCGTATATTTAAAATAATAGATGTTATAAGGTAAAAAAAACCGCGGCGCGACGGAGGTTATCAAATACGTTATGATTTAGTACGGTGTAGCCAATCCATCAACGCCGGTAAGTTGTGCGCCCAGAATAAAGTAAGGCCGCGGTCCTGTGCGTCTTGGAGATTGTGGAGGGCATAAACGCCGCTCAGCATAGCTGCA
This is a stretch of genomic DNA from bacterium. It encodes these proteins:
- a CDS encoding HEPN domain-containing protein, giving the protein MTEEFRQEVREDLSAAERKFTSAEFNLSQGAFGEAVADLYYVCFHYLRAVLLTRGTKYQSHKGVLNGFHKHFVNEGLAEAELGKFLNNLAKARNDADYKYGTFDAATVSSFRDQTLAFRDFAVTYLGQFSDWVLVFRGAPVLFDLLKNSWESIPAIKERWIYNGVFHRRAPSESGLPSQITVVVLPDGTVRCRYPKKSVLLALPESPRDEALSYLGDLLEALYIQLAADLPADWRNDVSITIEPRYETD
- the sucD gene encoding succinate--CoA ligase subunit alpha; its protein translation is MSILIDENTKLIVQGITGRDGSFHAARMKEYGTRVVAGVTPGKGGSSVDGVPVFDTVAEAAEATGANTSIIFVPVAFAADAVYEAIDAGLELVVIITEGIPVADMNKIYHYAEEEGARFIGPNSPGLISPGKAKVGIMPARIHEAGDVGVVSRSGTLTYEVVYALTRAGLGQSTCIGIGGDPVIGTGFIDCLEMFEADPETQAVVLIGEIGGDDEERAAEYVKATMSKPVVSFIAGRTAPPGKRMGHAGAIISGGAGTAEGKRKALTAAGVGVADTPSVIPAMVKEALGAG
- the recN gene encoding DNA repair protein RecN, giving the protein MLKQLYIEDFVLIDRVALEFGPGFTVLTGETGAGKSIIVSALELLLGGRGDSLLVRRGADRARLEAVFEGNPRAAALLDEEGIEADGGELILRREIGADGRSRCYANNRPVTVASLAALAGSLVELHGQFSELPALKGRGQTELLDDYAGLAEQRLRYEEAFARWRDLGAECKQLEDSRAERGVLLDGLAYMIQELESAELREGEEEELREKRGRVRHAVRIKEDVEAALALIAEGDGAISSQLTELEKVLADLAEVVPSAAGAAGRLADVNAVLDEINRELAGLRAAEEGEAVDLEAIESRLALLERLKRKYGKDVAGVIAHLDELRAKKRDLEQADDRLADAEEERAAAAQEALTQAGELSERRRDAAEKLTAQVKADLPALGMEGAAFRVGFVEPSRAALPREGAPPLGPSGAEEVVFELAANPGEEMKPLARVASGGELSRVMLAVRSASAGRAGMETIVFDEVDTGIGGRVGHAVGNRLHEVAAARQVVCVTHLAQIAARADTQFYVDKVVEGGRATIRVTGVDGRLRLEELARMLGGGKPPTPTTLKYARELLDTVRREAGAGAEKGV